CAAAAAGGGGTGATGGCGTCCCTGTACTAAACCGACAAATGTTGACTGTTGATTGGAAACAAAACACTTAATTTACTTAGCATGGTAAAATATAATGCCAAATCTCCGAATTGAAGAATTAGAAGGAAGCTATATGATGACCTCACAGAAGATACAGTGAATGCTcgtcaaacaaatgaaaacagccTTTAGGACTCAAAATTCAGACTGGCAacgatggaaaaataaaatataatgctcTTTGTtggtgagaaagcagagaaagaggggcaTGTTGTCACATCAGGGTGTGAAGTGGTCTAGGCTTGCTTGAGAGACGTCTGGGAGTATGTATCCAAAGCCTTAAAAATATGCATGTTAGAGCCAGAGACTGACACATGCCACAGCGTGGATGAACCTAGAAAACagtatactaagtgaaagaagccaactgCGAAAGATCACCCATTTACACGAAATGTCCAGattaggcaaatctatagagatggaaaatggattcgtggttgccaggggttgaggtGAGGGTGAAATGAGCAATGACCACTAAAGGGGTCTTTTtgagggatgaaaatgttctaaaattagatagtggtgatggttgcataactctgtgaatatgctaaagcccactcactatgctgtgcactttaaaagggtaaatttcatggtatgtgaattaactcaataaagctgataaaaaaaaaaaaaaaaaagagagagatgggaaTGTGTCAAAAGGGGTACAAGAGCCAACCTGAAAGCTCaagtggccaaagctggaacaacgtgagcaacaaaataaataacacagtaTTGGATTGTAACCctgagtataaaataaatatacatgagtcCCTTCTGATATAAATAAGTGAtcgaataaataaataaatggagaagaagcAAATCTTCCTTATAGAAGatttacaaaaaatattatgTAGATGCTTTCCCTTCCAGGATACAGAGCTTAATTCTtgctcccactcccacccctgaaGATGGGAGACTTAGCAACTTGCTTCCAAAGAatcaagaaagggaaaagtaacaacttgataaatgaagaaacttgccaaacaccaccttaaccaagtgatgaCAGTTAACATCAGGGACGTTACATCACCAGGGACGTTGTGTGGACATCATGTGCCCCTCGTATAATGCGACGTGAAGGGACATTTCACCTCTGTGGTAGTCTTTCCAAAACCCAAAATCCCAGACTGGAGGATATTTTATAGGATACCTGACCAATGTGTCTCTACACTGTCAAGATCATGGAAAACAAAGACTGAGAAGCTATCCGACCAGAGGGACCTGGGGAGACATGCCCACTGACTGCAATGAGGTATTTGGACCAGATCTgggaacagaaagaggacatgAATAGAAAACTGGTGACATCCAATCAAGTCTGGAGTTTAGAGAACAGTAATGTACCAATGTCAGTTTCTTAGGGACGCATGAACCCCAGTAATACAAGATGTTTAACAAGGTGGCGCAGGGTGGGGAACCCAAGTGAGAGGTGTAAGACCCTCTGTACtacctttgcaacttttctgtaaatataaacttactctaaaataaaaaattaatttaaaaaatttctatcaCAGTAAAAGATAGTAAAACAAGTAGGTAAAAGTCTGATGAGGaattgaaggaggattaataaaatggcagcacttaggctaacagattgcttattcctatgcttgcccttaaaatagtcaactgacctgactgaccggttgctactcacagttccaggcccattgttaaaactaaagctattgatcttactgtttctactttattccagtaatcaaaaactataatcatgcttggtctctgagtcaatctccagggagaaggtcacaggactttaaccttacaaaatagcctgaattaccaagaagaccacaccttgagtgcttaaagagataaagagatctaatCGCTGGCCTCTATAGAATcggtcgcctggaggcatcatgtcgccattctaagtcttctgatgagaaaatgattctgttgcttgttatcaatgctttattgtttgagttATGGCTATATAaaccccctccaccccatccccaaggtggattcacagttttgaaggcactagtcTGCTgggagtcccctttgcccggcaaagcaataaaattgcctcttttcttctaagctccaagaccttgtgtCTGGGTTATTTGGCTTGTCAGGGACGGGGCTGATCTTTCAGCAACAGAATGAGTTATTTACACAGAAAATATCTCCCTACAAAATACTAATccattacaaagagaaaaaagtaactttatgGGGCAGAAATCCGCCAAATATCACTTTAATCATCACCAGTAATGAGACAAGTCAAAATCACGCACCCCCTTTTAGGATGCAGTgagaacacagcatcacttctgtgatatttctgcaaaaaaaattgTACAACTTGCATGCAGCCATGAGGAAACACCACACAAAGTTAAATTGAGGAACTTTCTACAAAGGCACGTAGCATTctaagtgtcaaggtcatgaactTCAAGTGAAGACTCAGGAACTATTCCAGGTCAAAACAGACTAAGGAGGTGTGACAAGTAAGTGCAATGCATGACACTGGATGAGATCCTTTTGCCACAAAGGAATTACTGGGGCGAGTGTGAGAACTGAATGGGGTCTCTGAATTAGACGTTATATGCTTCTTGGCTAATTTCCTCTGTTTGATGGTTGCACTGTTATGCAGAATGTCCTCCTTGCATGTAAGAATTACACACTTTctataaaacattcaaaaaaattgGGGGCATGGTGGCAACTTACACTCAAATGATGCAGGGGAAAAAagttacttgtttaaaaaaaaatcctgctgtgATTTTGATTGGGGTTATTTTTAATCCCTGGATTATTTAGGGCTGTGTTATCTCTTAATAAATACGCATCTCATCCCCAGTTTTCAGATACATGCCACTTTTGCAAATCGTTGCTATTTTCTGCGTATCTGAAGTTTCTGTTactagaacattttcttttcacaatATAGAACAGGGGTCAACACACTTTTTCAGTAAAGAGCAGATAGTAAATGTCTTAGGCTATGTGGGTCCTGAGGCCTCTGCCTTGTGGTCCAAAAGCCGCATAAATGGGCATTTCTGTGTTCCAATtacactttatttacaaaaacagatagGGGGCCAGATTTGACCTCAGGGCTGTGGATTGCCAGTCTCTCTAGTACAGagtataatacatttttaaaatgtgtatatccTTTGAGCCGCTTTTAGGATTTAATGGTAAGACTGGAAACAGCCTAGATCTACAGCTAATAGGGTTTTAGTTAGATAATAGACTGCACCTCaggctatcattaaaaaataatgttgctAAATCTTTCTATGTatgtctgattatttccttaggaagACCTGATTTTAAGCCCTGCCTCCATCAGTTTCAAGACCTGGGACATCAAAGAAGGGACAGGAGGCACTGAGGAGGATGTGGCACCTAAGTGGGTATCACCTCAGTCCTGTACCATTAAGGTAGGTCTGATAAGGGAACCTCACACATGTTGTAACAAATTAAAGGATTCATGGAAAATCAGTTGGCGGTACGTAATATGCCAGAGGAAGGAGGCATTTGAGGGCAGGCCTCAGATTTTCTCGTGCATGACTGTCCACGTCCACAGCTCAAATTCAAGGGCACTTCTGCCAGAAGACTGCACAGCTCCCTGCTGTCACTCACTCTGATGCCTCGGTTCTCTCTACAGACACCTGGATTATAAATTCCCCCGTGGCAGGAGCtgttttttagtattaaaaaaaaatccttgtacaATTTTAGTTGTGGCCCCTTCCACATGTAAGACACAATGAGCCTGGGTGGAATAAGAGAAAAAGTAGAGGCCAGAAATCTGAGTTGGATCCTGGCTCTTGTCATTTGTGCTCTATGGGATCTGGATGTTTGACAACTCCTCTGAGTTCCAGGCTTTCCCTCTGCAGCATGGGCCCAATCTCCGGCCTTTACTAGGCTCACACAAAGCCTAAAACCTGCCTTGCAGAGCCAAATGAATCTGAGTATTACAGCACCTTAATAAATGCCAAAAATAGGAAGTTCTTGTTAAAGTTAGCTTCCCAGATGAATCTCGCCTAAGTGTTCCTGCTATACAGCTAGAATGCtacttcctgttttttttcttgtcattaaCAACGATCagcatttttctcattaattttcttactttacaTCAAATTCTATGGTTCTGACTGGAATTTTTTCATTCCTGCTACCATTCTGGGTATGTAAttctagaataaaaaataaactttattattaaaaagtatatatccACCCCCTACCTATGGCCCCACTAAAAGTCTCCCGTAGAGGTTTCTAAAATATAGGCATACAGGTATGCTGCATCTGATTTCTAAAGATAAGTGGTACCCCACTTTTGAATTGGCAGAAATGGCCATTTACTACCCACTCCAAAGGACACTGACCACTGCAAACGACTGACTCCCAACACTCAGGTCAGACTGGGAGATGCACCAGCATCATTGAGGAAAGCAAGCTGAGGGGAAGGGAGCGGCAGagctgaggaggagagggaggcgcGTGCGGAGGGTGCGCGCGTTACCTGAGTAGGCGACGGCTCGGCAGCCTGGATCTGAAAGTTCTGGGAGGGCTTCTGGGGGACGGTGGGTAGCGTGGCGGACGCCGCCTGCACTACCCGCAGGGCCTGCTGGGGGATCTGCACCACCTGCTGCTGCTCGGCCTTGGGGGGCACCACCTGGACCTGCTGGACCACGGCTGGCTGGCCCCCACCGGGGCTCTGAACGATGAGCAGGTTGTTTCCCGCCTGGATGATGTTGTCCGCAGTGGTCTCGATCAGCACCGTCTCCACCTGCTCAGCCACAGCCAcggggggctgggaggcaggaagactCTTCTTCCTGGCTTTCTTGTTAGTCTTGGACAGTGGGGCAGGGGGGCTCTCCGCAAGGAGCTGAGTGGGGGCCCCGGTGTCGCTGGTGTTCACGAGGTTGTTGACAGGCAGAGTAAGTGTCACGTTGCCACCCCCACCTGTCAGCTTTACCACATTGGCCCCGCTCTGCACAGGGGTGGTGGTCGTACTCGACTTCTGGACAGGGGCTGGCTTGATGGGGACAGGCTTGTGACTGGATGGTGAGGGGGTGATGATGGCTTGGTTGGTGCCAGGGATGATCTGGATCTGGTTGGTGAGATTGGGCTGTACCTGGATGGTCTGGGAACTGCTGGCCTGAATCTGAGGGACCGCCTGGTACTGGATGCTGGCATTCGCTCGGGACCCCTTGTTGATCATGGTGGGATTCTGGATAGCGAACACCAGCTGCCCCCCGGGATAAGACGCACTCAGTTGTGACCCCTGAATCTGAAGTATGTTTCCTTTGGAGGACAAGATTCCAAAGCTATTCTTGCCGGGACTGAGAGGGAGAGGGGCGGGTTTAATAGGGACGAGCTTCCGTGGTGTGGGCTGGGGGGGAGCAGGAGGCGTCACTGCAGCTTCAACAGCTGGAGGGCCAATTTTGCTACATGTTGCGGCAAGCAGGGCTAAGGGAGATGGCTGGGAGTCCTGCAAAACACCAAGCGGAGACGCAGAGTGAGACGTGAGGGCCTGCTGCCCAGCACCCCCGCCCTTTGGGAGCCTCTCCTCTTGGCAGGCTCCTCCTCACCTGGCAGGCAGGGAGCCAGCATCCTCTCCCTGCAGTGGCCCCTGTCTCTCCTTCCCCGCTGGTTTCTCCACTGAGTAATtaagggggaaagggtgggaaatgTCTTTCTCAGGAAGGAACTCCCCAGAAGCACCCTCTGACAGGGTGAACTAACAGCCTGAGCTGACCACCAGCCTTGTTTCTAAAGGGGATGTGGAATCATTTTCAGCTCGTAGACGGAGCTCCGGTAGCCCACAACATCAACTGAGGAAGcactgaggaagggagggagggacagagaaagggaggggaacaGGAGGAATAAGCTCTCTGGAAAAGTGTTTTCCAGTGCTTGGGACGTGACTTTTTTGACTCGGGAGGGCTGCTCTTTCCAAGTTACAAGGAAAGAGCCTCTGGTCTGTGGGGTCAcagcctctgttttccttttatggCCAGCAGGGTCTAGTGGAAGGGCCCTTGAGTTTCATCCTGCTTTTCCCCCTGACCCAACTGTGGCCCTTTAGGTAAGTGGCCCTTCATTTTTTAGTTCAGAAAAAGTGGAAAACTGAACCCTCCTCTGTGTAGTCAGAGTGAGCCAGGACAGTTTCAGTTGTGGGTTAATGTCAGATGCAGTGAGCCCTTCCAGGCCGATGCAGCCCCCAACCCTCAGAACACACTGCCTACTCGCCTGGGTGGTGGAGGCGGCAGGCTGAAGGTAGTCACTGGGACTGACAGCGGCAGTGGCAGCCATGCTGGTCTGTGGATCTGCtggaagaaaagagatggagTAAGACCCATGATGCCCAAAAAGAACCAAAGGAGCCCAAGTCCTTTTGCCTCAGATTTCCTTTTTGCCTCTATTTGCTGCTGCTTCCCCAAGAGAGGTTAATAACCTTTCCCTACACTTCCCCACTCAAGGTTAGCTACCCTACAACTTTTTCAGTAGACGACCTTCTTCTCTCCGCAGACTCAGCCATCAAGGTCTACAAGGACAGCTGGTCCTGTCTCCACTGGACTGTCCCCTCCAGCCATCATAAAGTCTAGGAGAACAGTGAGACTATACTAAAACTGTATAGAGTAGCAGTCACCAAGCTGTGCCACCTAATGGAGCCCTCTCTGGTGGGTACTGCTGACTCTCCCTAGCTAGACTGTACGGTGAGTGGGGAAGCCCCCAGCTAATCCTGTAGCTCTGACCCAGGCTTCCTGCTCACTCCTGCTGTAGCCAGATGCCAAGCCAGCCTGGGAGAGAAGCATCACTGGGCTAGAATCCCTGGCAAGGAGGACACCCCCACTCCATGCAAAAGTCTTGAGTGCTTTCTACTCAGCCTTCACCACAAAGGCGCAATGGCCCGTGTGTCAATCTCTATATAGCATATGGGTAATTGCTTTAAATGAATTTACAGTTTTACACATGACAAGATGCATGACCCCACAGGTATCCCCGAGACTAGGACAGCTAATAACTGAATATaatgagaagaatgaaaatataataaatccCATTTTTGcttaaatgtacatatatttctatatatgaatatagcaggataaagtcttaaaaaaaaaaaaagctaaaatgcAAAAAGCCATAATCTCCTGGTGGTAGATTTTTGCTTcactttttcccccttgtttttctgtattttctcattttgcccACAGTGAATACACTCTTAttgtacttttgttttaaataaaggaaaataaag
The sequence above is a segment of the Camelus ferus isolate YT-003-E chromosome 16, BCGSAC_Cfer_1.0, whole genome shotgun sequence genome. Coding sequences within it:
- the SP2 gene encoding transcription factor Sp2 isoform X2, whose amino-acid sequence is MSDPQTSMAATAAVSPSDYLQPAASTTQDSQPSPLALLAATCSKIGPPAVEAAVTPPAPPQPTPRKLVPIKPAPLPLSPGKNSFGILSSKGNILQIQGSQLSASYPGGQLVFAIQNPTMINKGSRANASIQYQAVPQIQASSSQTIQVQPNLTNQIQIIPGTNQAIITPSPSSHKPVPIKPAPVQKSSTTTTPVQSGANVVKLTGGGGNVTLTLPVNNLVNTSDTGAPTQLLAESPPAPLSKTNKKARKKSLPASQPPVAVAEQVETVLIETTADNIIQAGNNLLIVQSPGGGQPAVVQQVQVVPPKAEQQQVVQIPQQALRVVQAASATLPTVPQKPSQNFQIQAAEPSPTQVYIRTPSGEVQTVLVQDSPPVTAATTSTTTCSSPASRAAHLSGTGKKHSAAILRKERPLPKIAPAGSIISLNAAQLAAAAQAMQTININGVQVQGVPVTITNTGGQQQLTVQNVSGNNLTISGLSPTQIQLQMEQALAGEAQPGEKRRRMACTCPNCKDGDKRSGEQGKKKHVCHIPDCGKTFRKTSLLRAHVRLHTGERPFVCNWFFCGKRFTRSDELQRHARTHTGDKRFECAQCQKRFMRSDHLTKHYKTHLVTKNL
- the SP2 gene encoding transcription factor Sp2 isoform X1 — translated: MSADPQTSMAATAAVSPSDYLQPAASTTQDSQPSPLALLAATCSKIGPPAVEAAVTPPAPPQPTPRKLVPIKPAPLPLSPGKNSFGILSSKGNILQIQGSQLSASYPGGQLVFAIQNPTMINKGSRANASIQYQAVPQIQASSSQTIQVQPNLTNQIQIIPGTNQAIITPSPSSHKPVPIKPAPVQKSSTTTTPVQSGANVVKLTGGGGNVTLTLPVNNLVNTSDTGAPTQLLAESPPAPLSKTNKKARKKSLPASQPPVAVAEQVETVLIETTADNIIQAGNNLLIVQSPGGGQPAVVQQVQVVPPKAEQQQVVQIPQQALRVVQAASATLPTVPQKPSQNFQIQAAEPSPTQVYIRTPSGEVQTVLVQDSPPVTAATTSTTTCSSPASRAAHLSGTGKKHSAAILRKERPLPKIAPAGSIISLNAAQLAAAAQAMQTININGVQVQGVPVTITNTGGQQQLTVQNVSGNNLTISGLSPTQIQLQMEQALAGEAQPGEKRRRMACTCPNCKDGDKRSGEQGKKKHVCHIPDCGKTFRKTSLLRAHVRLHTGERPFVCNWFFCGKRFTRSDELQRHARTHTGDKRFECAQCQKRFMRSDHLTKHYKTHLVTKNL